Proteins encoded within one genomic window of Geotalea daltonii FRC-32:
- the pyrR gene encoding bifunctional pyr operon transcriptional regulator/uracil phosphoribosyltransferase PyrR yields MGTENTVILDGVGVKRALTRIAHEVLERNKGVKDLVLVGIRTGGVYLAHELALRLEEIEGEKVGVGAVDITLYRDDIKGHSEHLPVGKTDIPFSIEGKKVVLVDDVLFTGRTIRAAMDAIMDHGRPSCIQLAVLVDRGHRDLPIRADFVGRNVPTSLKENITVAFDSANKPTEVVLEK; encoded by the coding sequence GTGGGAACTGAGAATACCGTAATTTTAGATGGAGTCGGCGTCAAACGAGCTCTAACCCGTATTGCCCATGAGGTGCTGGAACGCAACAAGGGGGTCAAGGACCTGGTGCTGGTGGGAATCCGCACCGGCGGCGTTTATCTGGCCCATGAGCTTGCGTTGCGCCTGGAGGAGATCGAAGGGGAAAAAGTAGGTGTAGGTGCTGTCGACATAACACTGTACCGGGACGATATCAAAGGGCATTCGGAACATCTGCCGGTGGGAAAAACGGACATTCCCTTTTCCATAGAGGGGAAAAAGGTTGTCCTGGTAGATGACGTACTGTTTACCGGCCGCACCATCAGGGCAGCAATGGACGCCATTATGGATCACGGCCGGCCTTCATGCATCCAGCTTGCGGTTCTTGTGGACAGGGGCCATCGGGATCTGCCCATCCGAGCCGATTTCGTAGGGCGTAACGTCCCAACAAGCCTGAAAGAGAATATTACGGTCGCCTTTGACTCTGCCAACAAACCGACCGAGGTCGTTCTGGAAAAATGA
- a CDS encoding DUF4234 domain-containing protein, translating to MRKEKLQKFPSESTLEVASGAIITLGIYLLFWRRNHGRAINQLLPENQISEKWYTTCLWLKIAIAAFAVTKIFVPHPAVKIILQHLGNVSWVLEIIWNFKIRSRMNLILESQWKTSSWYSACWTFIFGAIYLQYKLNCLKKEEGLSIEPDKNIDLAQKAD from the coding sequence ATGAGAAAAGAAAAACTACAAAAATTCCCATCCGAATCTACCCTTGAAGTCGCCAGTGGAGCAATTATTACGTTGGGCATCTACTTGCTTTTTTGGCGACGTAACCACGGTAGAGCGATCAATCAACTTCTGCCTGAAAACCAGATAAGTGAAAAGTGGTATACCACATGCCTTTGGCTGAAAATCGCTATTGCTGCATTTGCCGTAACTAAAATATTTGTTCCACATCCTGCTGTTAAAATTATTCTTCAACATTTAGGAAACGTCAGCTGGGTCTTGGAAATCATCTGGAACTTTAAAATCAGAAGCAGAATGAACTTAATTCTTGAAAGCCAATGGAAGACATCATCATGGTACAGCGCTTGTTGGACTTTCATATTTGGCGCTATTTACCTGCAATACAAGCTGAACTGCCTCAAGAAGGAAGAAGGCCTGAGTATTGAGCCGGATAAAAATATCGATTTAGCCCAAAAGGCTGACTAA
- a CDS encoding NHL repeat-containing protein, translating to MMRRIFIRTALAAAIVSALSLGGCGSNQNGISTIQMGGAKQGNLLTLTGTVSVLAGQAPQMGTADGTGSAARFNAPSGITTDGTNLYVADTGNNLIRKVVITTGAVTTLAGTVGTGTAQTSGSTDGTGSAAKFNAPFAITTDGTNLYVADTNNNTIRKVVIATGTVTTLAGSVGIPGSADGIGPAGLFNSPGGITTDGTNLYVSDTGNRTIRKVVIATGAVTTLAGSAGTPGSTDGVGPSALFGTVFGITTDGTSLFVADTDNSTIRKIVIATGMVTTLAGSAGVSGIADGTGSTAKFNAPFGITTDGTNLYVTDSRQGSIRKVAIATGVVTTLVNGSSLTTISPLNFPLGISTDGLNLYVADTDNSTIDLIK from the coding sequence ATGATGAGGAGAATCTTTATACGAACCGCACTTGCCGCAGCAATTGTTTCAGCTTTGTCACTTGGAGGATGCGGCAGTAATCAGAATGGCATTTCTACAATTCAAATGGGCGGTGCTAAACAGGGAAATCTCCTCACGCTTACTGGAACGGTATCCGTTCTTGCAGGTCAGGCACCGCAAATGGGTACAGCCGATGGAACCGGTTCAGCGGCTCGATTTAATGCTCCCTCCGGTATAACGACCGACGGTACTAACCTCTATGTGGCGGACACAGGAAATAATTTAATCCGCAAAGTAGTGATTACGACCGGTGCAGTTACTACACTTGCAGGGACAGTTGGGACAGGTACTGCCCAAACGAGTGGATCAACCGATGGAACAGGCTCTGCGGCTAAGTTCAACGCTCCATTTGCCATTACCACCGATGGAACAAACCTTTATGTCGCTGACACAAACAACAATACAATTCGTAAAGTAGTCATTGCGACTGGTACAGTTACAACTTTGGCAGGCAGTGTCGGGATACCAGGCTCAGCTGATGGGATTGGCCCTGCAGGGCTGTTCAATTCACCAGGTGGAATTACAACCGACGGCACAAACCTCTATGTGTCAGACACAGGCAACAGAACAATTCGTAAAGTTGTAATTGCAACTGGCGCCGTAACCACCCTTGCAGGCAGCGCCGGAACGCCTGGCTCAACCGATGGGGTCGGTCCGTCGGCCCTTTTCGGTACAGTATTCGGAATCACAACAGACGGAACGAGTCTTTTTGTCGCCGACACTGATAACAGCACAATTCGCAAAATCGTAATTGCGACAGGGATGGTAACTACTTTGGCCGGAAGCGCTGGGGTTAGTGGCATAGCTGATGGAACGGGCTCTACTGCCAAATTCAATGCACCATTTGGCATCACAACTGACGGTACAAACCTTTATGTAACTGATTCAAGACAAGGCTCAATTCGCAAAGTCGCAATTGCAACTGGTGTTGTGACAACTTTGGTAAATGGCAGTTCATTGACCACAATATCTCCTTTAAATTTTCCCTTAGGTATCTCGACTGATGGCCTAAACCTTTATGTTGCGGACACAGATAACAGCACTATCGACTTGATCAAGTAA
- a CDS encoding aldehyde ferredoxin oxidoreductase family protein, whose amino-acid sequence MSKGYMGRILWVDLSKGTFHTEHLDDALYEQFLGGYGLAAKVIFDRQKPRLSAFHPDNILAMMSGLLTNGRAIFNGRWMLAGKSPLTGTWGDANCGGDLAPAIKESGFDGIFFIGKSEKPVYLLIDGKKMELRDASALWGILDAVETENRLRAVHGDDFRAACIGAGGERRSLIAGVVNGKGRLAARSGLGALMGSKNLKAVCLRGDHQTGCHDEAAVWQHTTQFLTSLETDLNDFGKKMKQAGTAGTLTDSTTSGDSPLLNWQGVPADFPAEKANKIDLFSVTRYETRKYHCYGCPFGCGGLCMIPDEPLLKETHRPEYETICGFGAQLLNDNIESIFMVNELLNRAGIDTISCATTVNWAFEAYAKGILTQEDTDGLELTWGNHGALVALVQKIVAGEGIGAILANGVKKSAEHFGGEELAAPMHVHGQELPMHDSRSTSGGLDLGVGYETEPTPGRHTATFAGWDQYKHSDHPKNRLFDKFRLKSRYEKPVDDDHEKQGERLRGASCAEDIINGAGLCNFGFYLGPAPPLVEWLNATTGWRKTFDDYLLVGQRIKTVRHAFNIREGLEVAEIRMPERARGNPPLTTGPNAYSGNVLAWDDAKKDYYRAMGWDEITGRPLRETLRSLELPEVEKALYGE is encoded by the coding sequence ATGAGCAAAGGTTATATGGGACGCATTCTCTGGGTCGATCTAAGCAAGGGAACCTTTCACACCGAGCACCTTGACGATGCCCTCTACGAGCAGTTCCTCGGCGGCTACGGCCTGGCGGCGAAGGTCATCTTCGACCGGCAGAAGCCGAGGCTGTCCGCCTTTCACCCGGACAACATCCTGGCCATGATGAGCGGGCTCTTGACCAACGGCCGGGCCATCTTCAACGGGCGGTGGATGCTGGCCGGCAAGAGCCCGTTAACCGGGACCTGGGGCGATGCCAACTGTGGCGGCGACCTGGCTCCGGCCATTAAAGAAAGCGGCTTCGACGGCATCTTTTTTATCGGCAAGAGCGAGAAACCGGTCTATCTGCTGATCGACGGGAAGAAGATGGAGTTGCGGGATGCCTCGGCGCTCTGGGGAATACTGGATGCGGTCGAGACCGAAAATCGCCTCAGGGCGGTACATGGCGACGATTTCCGGGCCGCCTGCATCGGCGCGGGAGGCGAACGGCGCTCGCTGATCGCCGGTGTCGTCAACGGCAAGGGACGGCTTGCAGCCCGCAGCGGTCTGGGTGCCCTGATGGGCTCGAAGAACCTGAAGGCGGTCTGTCTCAGGGGAGACCACCAGACCGGCTGCCATGACGAGGCTGCGGTCTGGCAGCATACCACCCAGTTTCTCACTAGCCTGGAAACCGACCTCAACGATTTCGGCAAGAAGATGAAGCAGGCCGGTACTGCCGGCACCCTCACCGATTCCACCACCTCGGGGGACTCGCCGCTCCTGAACTGGCAGGGGGTACCGGCGGATTTCCCGGCGGAAAAGGCCAACAAGATCGATCTCTTCTCCGTCACCCGGTATGAAACCCGCAAATACCATTGCTACGGCTGCCCCTTCGGCTGCGGCGGTCTCTGCATGATCCCGGACGAACCACTGCTGAAGGAAACGCACCGCCCGGAGTACGAGACCATCTGCGGCTTCGGCGCCCAATTGCTCAACGACAACATCGAAAGCATCTTCATGGTCAACGAGCTCTTGAACCGGGCCGGCATCGACACCATCAGCTGCGCCACCACCGTCAACTGGGCCTTCGAGGCTTACGCCAAGGGCATTCTGACGCAGGAAGACACCGACGGGCTGGAGCTTACCTGGGGCAACCATGGAGCGCTGGTCGCCCTGGTGCAGAAGATCGTCGCCGGCGAGGGGATCGGCGCCATCCTGGCCAACGGGGTAAAAAAGAGCGCCGAGCACTTCGGTGGCGAGGAGCTGGCGGCGCCCATGCACGTGCACGGCCAGGAACTGCCCATGCACGATTCCCGCAGCACCAGCGGCGGGCTCGATCTCGGTGTGGGATACGAAACGGAACCGACCCCCGGCCGTCATACCGCCACCTTTGCCGGTTGGGACCAGTACAAGCATTCTGACCATCCCAAGAACAGGCTGTTCGACAAGTTCCGCCTGAAGAGCCGCTATGAAAAGCCGGTCGATGACGACCACGAGAAACAGGGGGAACGCCTGCGGGGGGCCAGCTGTGCGGAGGACATCATCAACGGGGCCGGGCTCTGCAACTTCGGCTTCTATCTGGGACCGGCGCCGCCGCTGGTGGAGTGGCTCAACGCCACTACCGGCTGGCGCAAGACCTTCGACGATTACCTGCTGGTCGGTCAGCGGATCAAGACCGTCCGTCATGCCTTCAATATCCGGGAAGGGCTGGAGGTTGCCGAGATCCGCATGCCCGAGCGGGCGCGGGGAAATCCTCCGCTTACCACCGGCCCCAACGCATACAGCGGCAATGTCCTGGCGTGGGATGACGCGAAGAAGGACTACTACCGGGCCATGGGATGGGACGAAATCACCGGGCGTCCCTTACGGGAGACACTCCGGTCCCTGGAGCTGCCGGAAGTGGAAAAGGCCCTGTACGGGGAATGA
- a CDS encoding alpha/beta hydrolase, with translation MTKILLLVLLIALTVLCQGCVGRLFYYPDKETYDTPARHGLPFEEVTFASKDGTRLSGWFIPAVGKPKGTVIHFHGNAQNMTAHFGFVSWLPAEGFNLFVFDYRGYGKSAGRPNRQGVFEDSVAAISYIAARKDVDQNRLLILGQSLGGTNAIAAVGMNRFTGIRAVAIESTFASYREIVRDKIGEIPIVSLFKWPLSYLLVGNSHSADQVVDKIAPLPLLLIYGDEDPIIPYRHGKKLFEKAKEPKQFWTIKGGSHTEAFLEAGSPYRAKLVSFFLESLDGKLKIPK, from the coding sequence ATGACCAAAATTTTACTATTGGTCTTGCTGATCGCCCTAACCGTCCTTTGCCAGGGATGCGTCGGCAGGCTTTTCTACTACCCGGACAAAGAAACCTACGACACACCGGCTCGCCATGGTCTTCCCTTTGAGGAGGTCACCTTTGCCAGCAAGGATGGCACAAGACTTTCCGGCTGGTTCATTCCGGCAGTCGGCAAGCCCAAGGGCACGGTGATCCATTTCCACGGCAATGCCCAGAACATGACCGCCCATTTCGGCTTTGTCTCCTGGCTCCCTGCTGAAGGCTTCAACCTCTTTGTCTTCGATTACCGGGGCTACGGAAAGTCGGCGGGGCGCCCGAACCGGCAGGGGGTCTTTGAAGATTCCGTCGCAGCCATATCTTACATTGCCGCACGAAAGGACGTGGACCAAAACCGGCTCCTCATCCTTGGTCAGAGCCTTGGCGGCACCAACGCCATTGCTGCAGTGGGCATGAATCGCTTCACCGGCATCCGGGCCGTTGCCATCGAATCCACCTTTGCCTCCTATCGGGAAATCGTCCGGGACAAGATCGGAGAGATCCCTATAGTATCCCTTTTTAAATGGCCCCTCTCCTATCTCCTTGTCGGCAACAGTCACAGCGCCGATCAGGTGGTGGACAAGATCGCGCCCCTACCCCTCTTGCTCATTTACGGTGATGAAGATCCGATCATTCCATACCGTCACGGCAAGAAACTGTTCGAGAAGGCAAAGGAACCGAAACAATTCTGGACCATCAAGGGGGGCAGCCACACTGAGGCCTTCCTGGAGGCAGGCTCGCCATACCGGGCCAAGCTGGTCAGCTTCTTCCTCGAATCACTTGATGGCAAACTGAAAATCCCAAAGTGA
- a CDS encoding type II toxin-antitoxin system ParD family antitoxin: MGSRQGAATQAASEAIRAGLRLLEERETKLSLFLGSLTSRRATSCCAAPVDDPPDAPTHHRGISANTPQPRYSRV; encoded by the coding sequence TTGGGTTCCCGGCAAGGCGCGGCGACGCAGGCCGCAAGCGAGGCGATCCGGGCCGGGTTACGGCTTCTGGAAGAACGTGAAACCAAACTTTCATTGTTTCTAGGCTCACTCACATCTCGGCGAGCCACCAGCTGTTGCGCCGCACCCGTTGACGATCCGCCGGATGCGCCAACGCATCACCGCGGCATCAGCGCGAACACACCCCAGCCCAGGTATTCACGCGTGTAA
- a CDS encoding SAM-dependent methyltransferase, whose amino-acid sequence MDIPRIFNITESAHRIHNPFTPEKLATLGAALRLETGTRVLDLGSGSGEMLCTWARDHGVIGTGIDMSQLFTEQAKLRAVELGVTEQVKFIHGDATGYVSDDKAGVAACVGATWIAGGVAGTIELLARSLRTGGIILIGEPYWRQLPPTEDVAKGCLANSISDFLMLPELLASFGHLGCDVVEMVLADQDGWDRYEAAKWLTMRRWLEANPDDELAQDVRAKLTSEPERYAAYTREYLGWGVFALMPR is encoded by the coding sequence ATGGACATCCCCCGGATATTCAACATCACCGAAAGTGCTCACCGCATCCATAACCCGTTCACACCCGAAAAACTCGCCACTCTCGGCGCGGCGCTGCGTCTGGAAACGGGGACCCGCGTGCTCGACCTCGGCAGCGGTTCGGGGGAGATGCTGTGCACCTGGGCACGCGATCACGGCGTCATCGGCACCGGCATCGACATGAGCCAGTTGTTCACCGAGCAAGCGAAACTCCGTGCTGTAGAACTCGGCGTAACCGAACAAGTCAAGTTCATCCATGGCGATGCTACAGGCTACGTCTCCGACGACAAGGCCGGTGTGGCAGCCTGTGTCGGTGCCACTTGGATCGCCGGGGGAGTCGCCGGCACTATCGAGCTTCTGGCGCGGAGCCTGCGCACCGGAGGGATCATCCTCATCGGCGAGCCCTACTGGCGGCAGTTACCGCCGACGGAAGATGTCGCCAAGGGGTGTCTTGCCAACTCAATCTCCGATTTTCTCATGCTTCCAGAACTTCTCGCGTCTTTCGGCCACCTTGGCTGCGACGTAGTTGAAATGGTTCTGGCTGACCAAGACGGCTGGGACAGATACGAGGCGGCCAAATGGCTCACCATGCGCCGATGGCTTGAAGCCAATCCCGACGACGAGTTGGCACAAGATGTTCGAGCCAAACTGACCTCGGAACCCGAGCGCTACGCCGCTTACACGCGTGAATACCTGGGCTGGGGTGTGTTCGCGCTGATGCCGCGGTGA
- a CDS encoding 4Fe-4S dicluster domain-containing protein: MTPVSIRYFAIEWLSKHDGPGARVVVFLQGCHFACPWCHSPHSSFEWSPILFFKNLCLSCNRCQEVCPEGLRGALPTKTADISARCRRCGACVVACPASRPGGMASALVLPTQEATPETLFATIQPQLEMVRKIGGLTLSGGEALLQGEAVAHLLRLARDAGFHTTVETSGLLPLACYQSIAALVDCWLFGLRSDIPGAKAADRFGMRGSNLHYLASLPSRIVVRKPLVAGYTDTEEEIEVTIDVMKECGVSEIQLLPLNPHSGHYYSALGLSCPEATRATPTAAAVATAVNRFTASGFTVTVG; encoded by the coding sequence ATGACGCCGGTTTCCATCAGATATTTCGCCATCGAATGGCTTTCCAAACACGACGGCCCAGGGGCACGGGTCGTCGTCTTCCTCCAGGGCTGTCACTTTGCCTGCCCCTGGTGCCATTCGCCACACTCCAGCTTCGAATGGTCGCCGATCCTCTTCTTCAAGAACCTCTGCCTCTCCTGCAACCGCTGTCAGGAGGTCTGCCCCGAAGGATTGCGAGGGGCGCTGCCCACGAAAACCGCCGATATCAGCGCCCGTTGCCGCCGCTGCGGCGCCTGCGTGGTTGCCTGCCCCGCCTCCCGTCCGGGTGGGATGGCCAGTGCTCTGGTCTTGCCGACCCAGGAGGCCACGCCGGAGACGCTGTTCGCGACGATCCAGCCGCAGCTGGAAATGGTGCGCAAAATCGGTGGGCTGACCCTGAGTGGCGGCGAGGCCCTTCTCCAGGGAGAGGCGGTAGCCCACCTGCTCCGGCTGGCCCGCGATGCCGGCTTCCATACCACCGTGGAAACGTCCGGGCTCCTGCCCCTGGCGTGTTACCAGTCGATCGCTGCGCTCGTGGATTGCTGGCTGTTCGGTCTCCGCTCCGACATCCCCGGAGCAAAGGCCGCCGACCGTTTCGGGATGCGGGGCAGCAACCTGCATTACCTTGCGTCCCTGCCGTCGCGTATCGTCGTCAGGAAACCGCTGGTGGCAGGTTATACCGACACTGAAGAGGAAATAGAGGTCACCATCGACGTCATGAAAGAATGCGGCGTCAGCGAAATCCAGCTGCTCCCCCTCAATCCCCATTCCGGCCATTATTACAGTGCTTTGGGACTGTCGTGTCCCGAAGCCACCAGAGCTACGCCGACGGCCGCAGCCGTCGCCACTGCCGTCAATCGTTTCACCGCATCGGGTTTTACGGTAACCGTCGGATAA
- a CDS encoding metallophosphoesterase family protein, translating into MRKKVLFRTGLFALSLLMVIQFTSGTPGGATKAAPWKFAVLCDNRSNPCVPGGGVQGVNVEVLGKMAAEVAAEKVDVVLVPGDIALGNGYTCTPPTPPPNPADQQYQLWRQTMKPVYDSGAKVLPVRGNHEMDKDAVLSDWSSCRKRVPIESKLLDAYRSVFNDPYLKKISPDSQKGLTYALPHKNALFIGFDQITDQFQVDQKWFDRVLAKNKREHLFVFGHYPAFAVKHKDCLACYGAARDRFWNAIGNAGGRLYFCGHDHFYDRAIIPDAKGRLLQQVLVGNGGAPFASTTAPYADPRVEPAEHIENAYGYMVVTVDGDSVSAKLKVLDLPSGTWRNADAFCYAQRRTAGK; encoded by the coding sequence ATGCGTAAAAAAGTTTTGTTCAGAACCGGCTTGTTCGCCCTCAGCCTGCTCATGGTGATCCAGTTCACCTCGGGCACCCCCGGTGGAGCCACCAAAGCCGCACCGTGGAAGTTTGCCGTTCTCTGCGACAATCGCAGCAACCCCTGTGTACCCGGGGGTGGCGTTCAAGGGGTGAATGTGGAGGTGCTTGGCAAGATGGCTGCGGAGGTGGCTGCGGAAAAGGTGGATGTGGTGCTTGTGCCGGGGGACATTGCCCTGGGCAACGGCTATACCTGTACGCCGCCGACACCACCCCCCAATCCCGCCGATCAGCAGTACCAGCTCTGGCGGCAGACCATGAAGCCGGTCTACGACTCGGGTGCAAAGGTCTTGCCGGTCCGGGGCAACCACGAGATGGACAAGGACGCAGTCTTGAGCGACTGGAGCAGCTGTCGCAAGCGGGTACCCATCGAATCGAAGCTGTTGGACGCCTACCGGTCCGTATTCAACGATCCATACCTGAAGAAAATCAGCCCCGATAGCCAAAAGGGCCTGACCTATGCCCTGCCCCACAAGAATGCCCTGTTCATCGGTTTCGACCAGATCACCGATCAGTTCCAGGTGGACCAGAAATGGTTCGACCGGGTCCTGGCCAAGAACAAGCGGGAACATCTGTTCGTCTTCGGCCACTATCCCGCCTTTGCAGTGAAGCATAAAGACTGCCTGGCCTGCTATGGAGCGGCGCGGGATCGCTTCTGGAATGCCATCGGCAATGCCGGCGGCCGTCTCTACTTCTGCGGCCATGACCATTTCTACGACCGGGCGATTATCCCGGACGCCAAAGGACGCCTGCTCCAACAGGTGCTGGTGGGTAACGGCGGCGCACCATTCGCTTCAACCACCGCACCCTATGCCGATCCCCGAGTCGAACCCGCCGAGCACATCGAAAATGCCTATGGCTATATGGTGGTAACGGTGGACGGGGACAGCGTCTCGGCAAAGCTGAAGGTGCTGGATCTCCCATCGGGAACGTGGCGGAACGCCGATGCCTTCTGCTACGCCCAGCGGCGCACTGCCGGAAAATAG
- a CDS encoding pyruvate formate lyase family protein produces MERALPVAMTPRTKALLEALKRQGRKNRADEWFRNSMFPDVGKEFPQEPVIVRTALASEAMLCAMTDERNSLHTGTYAIADGELIVGVLPMGSNGLGKVFPNYLTEDEKRAARITNRTELSLLGHNTADYDRLVRYGIRGILETCESKSAEIKAKQPLTEDDQNKLDFYRAVRIASEAVVEYAGRFADLARDKGRTESDLRRRAELAEIERICRKVPLEPADTFHEALQSIWFVHTALHASMNLISLGRLDQVLAPYLASTVEKGVYDPAKGVELFECFLIKAAWRLNYTTEYLVQQDHMDYNAALGVNPYYLDQRAGANNFLQNVIIGGLKPDGSDATNDCTFVILRAYRNVNLPTPGIYVRMGSSSPENLKFAVAESLHETGNNPSILNDDVLIPALYRAFCEGEDPTDRARLAELKAVVNDYCVDGCWEPILNGKSDWTFGMINGMTILECSLNKGATLDNNPGTLRGGKLSYSSGEIASYGALRESLRGHLQFFVDQSAFGLYKYYMTDEYVVPCPLFSAFLGTCLERGRDKAWGGAEYNIGGTILTGVPNMVNTVCAMKKWVFDEGKYHLDDVLEAFRNNFVSPQTTNPASQRTYDAIRVDFATNSPLFGSNHPEANAVTRWILDDYFDAVMSSKSMADRIFLKKPATTEEEREVKRLRYIAGYFGESFQEKFGPQFNIKFTAGCGTFEQYPLQGAGIAASADRAAAAPLAPNFTPPPGTQINGIGNLLASFSGLGLDRLGAGVITDLCLDQSQNDPEVIRGIMEQFIANKGNMMTLAIGNSAVYQTIYELSWAASKMSDQTEAVRKLEEYSAINVRVGGWQAPFITMSLDQQENYINRPVTAGGGAR; encoded by the coding sequence ATGGAAAGAGCACTTCCCGTAGCAATGACCCCGAGAACCAAAGCCCTGCTTGAGGCGCTGAAGCGGCAGGGGCGGAAGAACCGGGCGGATGAGTGGTTCCGCAACAGCATGTTTCCCGATGTCGGCAAGGAATTTCCCCAGGAGCCGGTGATCGTCCGCACCGCCCTGGCCAGCGAGGCCATGCTGTGCGCCATGACCGACGAGCGCAATTCGCTCCATACCGGCACCTATGCCATCGCCGATGGTGAGCTGATCGTCGGTGTCCTCCCCATGGGCTCCAACGGCCTGGGCAAGGTTTTTCCCAATTACCTGACTGAGGACGAAAAGCGTGCCGCGCGGATCACCAATCGGACCGAACTGTCGCTCCTGGGACATAACACTGCCGATTACGACCGGCTGGTGCGCTACGGCATCCGCGGCATTCTGGAGACCTGCGAGAGCAAGAGTGCGGAAATCAAGGCCAAGCAGCCGCTTACCGAGGACGATCAGAACAAGCTCGATTTCTACCGGGCCGTGCGCATTGCCAGCGAGGCCGTGGTCGAGTATGCCGGCCGCTTCGCCGACCTGGCCCGGGATAAGGGGCGAACGGAGAGCGATCTCCGCCGACGGGCCGAACTGGCCGAGATTGAGCGGATCTGCCGCAAAGTGCCCCTGGAGCCTGCCGACACCTTCCACGAGGCGCTGCAGAGCATCTGGTTCGTCCACACTGCCCTCCACGCCAGCATGAATCTCATCTCCCTCGGCCGGCTCGATCAGGTGCTGGCCCCCTACCTGGCGAGCACAGTCGAAAAAGGTGTGTACGACCCGGCCAAGGGGGTGGAACTGTTCGAGTGTTTCCTGATCAAGGCGGCGTGGCGGCTCAACTACACCACCGAATACCTGGTGCAGCAGGACCACATGGACTACAACGCCGCCCTGGGCGTCAACCCCTATTATCTGGACCAGCGGGCCGGCGCCAACAACTTCCTGCAGAACGTCATCATCGGCGGACTGAAGCCCGATGGCAGCGATGCCACCAACGACTGCACCTTCGTCATCCTTCGGGCCTACCGCAACGTCAACCTTCCTACCCCCGGCATCTATGTCCGCATGGGCAGCTCTTCGCCGGAGAACCTCAAGTTTGCCGTGGCAGAATCGCTCCACGAGACAGGAAACAACCCGTCGATCCTCAACGACGATGTCCTCATCCCCGCTCTGTACCGGGCCTTCTGCGAAGGGGAAGACCCGACCGACCGGGCACGCCTGGCCGAACTTAAGGCCGTGGTCAACGACTACTGCGTGGACGGCTGCTGGGAACCGATCCTGAACGGCAAGAGCGACTGGACCTTCGGCATGATCAACGGTATGACCATCCTGGAGTGCTCCCTCAATAAGGGGGCGACCCTGGACAACAACCCCGGCACCCTCCGCGGCGGCAAGCTGAGCTACTCCTCCGGCGAGATCGCCAGTTATGGAGCGCTGCGGGAATCCCTGCGCGGCCACCTGCAGTTCTTCGTCGATCAGTCCGCCTTCGGCCTCTACAAGTACTACATGACCGACGAGTACGTGGTCCCCTGCCCGCTCTTTTCCGCCTTCCTAGGCACCTGCCTGGAGCGGGGACGGGACAAAGCCTGGGGCGGCGCCGAGTACAACATCGGCGGCACCATCCTCACCGGTGTACCGAACATGGTCAACACCGTCTGCGCCATGAAAAAATGGGTCTTCGACGAGGGCAAGTACCACCTTGACGACGTGCTGGAGGCGTTCCGCAACAACTTCGTCTCGCCCCAGACCACCAACCCGGCGTCCCAGCGCACCTACGACGCCATCCGGGTCGACTTTGCCACCAATAGCCCGCTCTTCGGCTCCAATCATCCCGAAGCCAACGCAGTCACCCGCTGGATCCTGGATGACTATTTCGATGCGGTGATGAGTTCCAAGTCCATGGCCGACCGAATCTTCCTCAAGAAGCCTGCGACGACCGAAGAAGAGCGCGAGGTAAAGCGGCTGCGTTACATTGCCGGCTACTTCGGCGAATCGTTCCAGGAAAAATTCGGCCCCCAGTTCAATATCAAGTTCACCGCCGGCTGCGGCACCTTCGAGCAGTATCCCCTCCAGGGAGCCGGCATTGCCGCCTCTGCCGACCGCGCCGCGGCAGCACCGCTGGCCCCCAACTTCACTCCCCCTCCCGGTACGCAGATAAATGGTATCGGCAACCTGCTCGCCTCGTTCAGCGGCCTCGGTCTCGACCGGTTAGGCGCGGGGGTCATCACCGACCTCTGCCTCGACCAAAGCCAGAATGACCCGGAGGTGATCCGGGGGATCATGGAGCAGTTCATCGCCAACAAGGGGAATATGATGACCCTGGCCATCGGCAACAGCGCCGTCTACCAGACAATCTACGAACTTTCCTGGGCTGCGTCAAAGATGTCGGACCAGACGGAGGCGGTGCGCAAGCTTGAGGAATATTCCGCCATCAACGTCCGGGTCGGTGGTTGGCAAGCCCCCTTCATCACCATGTCACTGGACCAGCAGGAAAACTACATCAACCGCCCGGTTACAGCCGGGGGAGGTGCCCGATGA